GATTCACACTGATCGAGCTGCTTGTTGTCATTGCCATCATCGGGATTCTCGCCGCAATTCTGCTGCCCGCGCTGGCGCGGGCGCGCGAGGCGGCCCGCCGGGCCAGCTGCCAGAACAACCTGAAGCAGTGGGGCCTGGTGTTCAAGATGTACGCCAACGAGAGCCGCGGGGCGTTCCCACCCATGTACTGCGGCAACTACCAGGACGGCGACGGCGAGTGGCGCACGGGCACGAAGCCCGGGCCCAACCCGATGACCATCTATCCCGAGTATTTGACGGACCCGATGATCCTGTTCTGCCCTTCGGACTCGAACCTGCAGCGCCATATTGAGTGGGCGAAGGACGAGGACACGGGGGACTGGTGCATCACGCAGTCAAACTGGAATGGGATGGCCTGCGCGAACGCGGTGGACGCGAGCTACGGGTATCTGGGCTTCCTGATTGACAAGGCGGGGCCGACGGATCCGACCGTCGCGCTGAACCAGACGATGATTCTCAGCGTTTTGTCCCTGGACCCGTCGATGATGCCGGACCCGGCCACGCTGGTGTCCGCGCAGATCGCGCGGATGGTGGAGAAGGTGCTGACGGGGTTGGTGCCGTGCCTGATGATGAGCCCGGCGGCGACGCCGGCGTGCGGGGGCGGCATCCTGAGCCCGGCGGACAGCGACGTGGACCTTTCCGCGTACACGAACCCGACGCTCGGCAACGCCACCGGCACGACGGTCTACCGGATGCGCGAGGGCATCGAGCGCTTCCTGATCACGGACATCAACAACCCCGGCGCGTCGGCCTCGGCCCAGAGCGAGATATGGTCCATGTTCGACAACCTCGACGTGAAGGCCCGGGCGTTCAACCACATCCCCGGCGGCTGCAACGTGCTGTACATGGACGGGCATGTGGAGTTCATCCGCTATGAGCGCAACGGCGAGGCGCCGGTCAACGAGAGCCTCGGGGTGATCATCGCCATGCTTACGCCGTTGTTCGGGTGACCCACAAGGCAGATGTGGTCTACTTCCCCCCGCGGGGCCGG
This is a stretch of genomic DNA from Candidatus Hydrogenedentota bacterium. It encodes these proteins:
- a CDS encoding DUF1559 domain-containing protein, whose protein sequence is MRRKGFTLIELLVVIAIIGILAAILLPALARAREAARRASCQNNLKQWGLVFKMYANESRGAFPPMYCGNYQDGDGEWRTGTKPGPNPMTIYPEYLTDPMILFCPSDSNLQRHIEWAKDEDTGDWCITQSNWNGMACANAVDASYGYLGFLIDKAGPTDPTVALNQTMILSVLSLDPSMMPDPATLVSAQIARMVEKVLTGLVPCLMMSPAATPACGGGILSPADSDVDLSAYTNPTLGNATGTTVYRMREGIERFLITDINNPGASASAQSEIWSMFDNLDVKARAFNHIPGGCNVLYMDGHVEFIRYERNGEAPVNESLGVIIAMLTPLFG